One window of Camelina sativa cultivar DH55 chromosome 4, Cs, whole genome shotgun sequence genomic DNA carries:
- the LOC104781326 gene encoding DJ-1 protein homolog F-like has translation MGSMAQKSVLMLCGEFMEAYETIVPLYVLQAFGANVHCVSPGRKTGDKCIMAAHDLLGLEIYTELVVDHLTLNANFDDVIPDQYDAIYVPGGRFTELLSADEKCVSLVARFAELKKLIFTSCHSQLFLAAAGLLTGGMKCTAFGSMKPLIELSGGEWWQQPGIQTLFDITDCVKDGNFMSTMGWPTLAHSLRVLLESLGSKISSSKENHQPSLLFLIGDCVEDYSINVPFKAFQALGCKVDAVTPNKKRGEKCATIVHDLEDGRQLPTEKFGHNFYVTIGWDDVSVDDYDCIVVPGGRSPELLVMNPKAVELVRTFVEKDKFVAATGMGNWLLAATGALKKKRCASSYGTKVAVKVAGGEIVDSERCVTDTKLITAAETSDLPAFLYALSSALGLSVAF, from the exons ATGGGATCCATGGCTCAGAAATCGGTTTTGATGTTATGCGGAGAGTTCATGGAAGCCTACGAGACCATAGTACCTCTCTATGTTCTTCAAGCGTTTGGCGCTAACGTCCACTGCGTTTCCCCTGGTCGCAAAACTGGCGACAAGTGCATCATGGCCGCTCATGATCTTCTCGGCCTCGAG ATTTACACCGAGTTGGTGGTTGACCATCTCACACTAAACGCGAATTTCGATGACGTCATCCCCGACCAATACGATGCAATTTACGTTCCCGGTGGACGTTTCACTGAACTTCTGAGCGCCGACGAGAAATGCGTGAGTCTTGTGGCTAGGTTCGCCGAACTCAAGAAGCTCATCTTCACGAGCTGCCACAGCCAGCTGTTTCTCGCGGCTGCGGGTCTGCTCACGGGTGGAATGAAGTGCACGGCGTTCGGAAGCATGAAGCCGTTGATCGAGCTCTCCGGCGGCGAGTGGTGGCAACAGCCCGGAATCCAGACCCTTTTTGACATCACTGATTGTGTCAAGGACGGCAATTTCATGTCTACTATGGGGTGGCCTACTCTGGCTCACAGTCTCAGAGTTTTGCTCGAATCACTTGGCTCCAAGATTTCTAGCTCCAAGGAGAATCATCAGCCTTCTTTGCTTTTCTTGATTGGG gacTGTGTTGAAGACTACAGTATCAATGTACCATTTAAAGCGTTCCAAGCTCTAGGATGTAAAGTGGACGCAGTGACGCCAAACAAGAAGAGAGGTGAGAAATGTGCTACAATCGTTCACGACCTCGAGGACGGACGGCAACTTCCTACCGAGAAGTTCGGCCACAACTTTTATGTGACCATTGGGTGGGATGATGTCTCCGTGGATGATTACGACTGCATTGTGGTACCCGGAGGAAGATCGCCAGAGCTGTTGGTGATGAACCCCAAGGCCGTCGAATTGGTCAGAACGTTTGTTGAGAAAGACAAGTTTGTTGCTGCCACTGGAATGGGAAATTGGCTACTTGCCGCGACAGGTGCTCTTAAG AAGAAGAGATGTGCAAGTAGTTATGGGACTAAGGTGGCTGTGAAGGTTGCTGGTGGTGAGATCGTGGACTCAGAACGGTGTGTGACTGACACCAAGCTAATCACAGCCGCAGAAACTTCCGATCTTCCTGCTTTTTTGTATGCGTTGTCGAGTGCACTTGGTCTTTCTGTTGCTTTCTAA
- the LOC104781327 gene encoding histone acetyltransferase GCN5-like, whose protein sequence is MDSHSSHLNAANRSRSSQTPSPSHSASASVSSSLHKRKLAATTAANAAASEDHAPPSTSFPPSSFSADTRDGALTSNDELESISARGADTDSDPDESEDIVVDDDEDEFAPDQDQDSSMRTFTAARLDSSSGVNGGSSRNTKLKTESSIVKLESSDGGKDGGSSVVGTGVSGTVGGSSISGLVPKDESVKVLAENFQTSGAYIAREEALKREEQAGRLKFVCYSNDCIDEHMMCLVGLKNIFARQLPNMPKEYIVRLLMDRKHKSVMVLRGTLVVGGITYRPYHSQKFGEIAFCAITADEQVKGYGTRLMNHLKQHARDVDGLTHFLTYADNNAVGYFVKQGFTKEIYLEKDVWHGFIKDYDGGLLMECKIDPKLPYTDLSSMIRQQRKAIDERIRELSNCQNVYPKIEFLKNEAGIPRKIIKVEEIRGLREAGWTPDQWGHTRFKLFNCSADMVTNQKQLNALMRALLKTMQDHADAWPFKEPVDSRDVPDYYDIIKDPIDLKVIAKRVESEQYYVTLDMFVADARRMFNNCRTYNSPDTIYYKCATRLETHFHSKVQAGLQSGAKSQ, encoded by the exons ATGGACTCTCACTCTTCCCATCTCAACGCGGCCAACCGTTCGCGCAGCTCTCAgactccttctccttctcattCGGCTTCCGCTTCagtatcttcttctctccacaAACGCAAGCTCGCCGCCACCACGGCGGCGAATGCAGCTGCTTCTGAAGACCACGCTCCTCCTTCTACCTCTTTCCCTCCTTCCTCTTTCTCTGCCGATACTCGCGACGGTGCCTTGACTTCCAACGACGAACTCGAGAGCATCTCAGCTCGCGGCGCTGATACCGATTCAGACCCTGATGAGTCTGAGGATATCGTCGTGGACGATGATGAGGATGAATTTGCTCCCGATCAGGATCAGGACTCTTCCATGCGCACTTTCACGGCCGCTCGACTCGATTCCAGTTCAGGAGTCAATGGTGGTTCTAGTCGCAACACTAAGCTGAAGACGGAGAGCTCCATTGTGAAGCTTGAGAGCTCTGATGGCGGAAAAGATGGTGGATCATCTGTGGTTGGGACTGGTGTGAGTGGAACCGTTGGAGGAAGCTCAATCTCAGGGCTGGTGCCCAAGGATGAGTCTGTTAAGGTATTGGCTGAGAATTTTCAGACTAGCGGGGCTTACATTGCGAGAGAAGAGGCTTTGAAGAGAGAG GAGCAAGCAGGACGACtcaaatttgtttgttactCAAATGATTGCATTGATGAGCATATGATGTG CTTGGTTGGGTTGAAGAACATCTTTGCAAGACAGTTGCCTAATATGCCCAAGGAGTACATTGTTCGTCTTCTGATGGACAG GAAACATAAGTCTGTTATGGTCCTAAGAGGAACTCTAGTTGTAGGTGGTATCACGTATCGTCCATATCACAG TCAGAAGTTTGGGGAGATAGCATTTTGTGCAATCACAGCAGATGAACAAGTAAAAGGTTACGGTACTAGATTGATGAACCACTTGAAACAACATGCACGTGATGTTGATGGATTGACGCATTTTCTTACTTATGCGGACAACAATGCTGTTGGTTATTTTGTCAAGCAG GGTTTTACTAAAGAGATTTACTTGGAGAAAGATGTATGGCATGG GTTCATTAAAGATTATGATGGTGGCCTGCTAATGGAATGCAAAATTGATCCAAAGCTTCCATATACGGATCTGTCAAGCATGATACGCCAGCAAAGAAAG GCAATTGATGAAAGGATAAGAGAGTTATCAAACTGTCAGAATGTGTATCCAAAAATTGAGTTTCTAAAG AATGAAGCTGGAATTCCTCGAAAGATTATCAAAGTTGAGGAAATACGTGGCTTAA GGGAAGCTGGTTGGACCCCAGATCAGTGGGGGCACACTCGTTTCAAATTATTCAACTGTTCTGCAGATATGGTGACAAATCAAAAACAGTTGAATGCACTTATGCGCGCACTTTTGAAG ACAATGCAAGACCATGCTGATGCTTGGCCTTTCAAAGAACCAGTTGATTCTCGCGATGTCCCTGATTACTATGACATCATTAAAGATCCCATTG ATCTGAAGGTAATTGCAAAGAGGGTAGAGTCGGAACAGTATTACGTGACACTCGATATGTTTGTTGCTGATGCGAGACGGATGTTTAACAATTGTAGAACTTACAACTCCCCTGATACCATTTATTACAAATGTGCAACCAG GTTGGAAACACACTTCCATAGCAAAGTACAAGCAGGTCTCCAGTCTGGTGCTAAATCTCAATAG
- the LOC104781328 gene encoding basic leucine zipper 25 isoform X1 — protein MHIVFSVDDLTESFWPIPPPAPSPGSTPAPTPSHNMADGMTRSQSEWAFHRLLNELSGSDSSATTNATERSPPPVQSLSRVEETVDETEDVVEIQKPQSHHRLPSDDQGNRNRAPLSDPLDSSAGCGVDPNQYHAILKSKLELACAAVARRVGTVKPEDSSASASNQKQAQGSTVAQTSPGASSVKFSSSTSTQKKPDVPARQTTSISSRDDSDDDDLDGDADNGDPTDVKRARRMLSNRESARRSRRRKQEQMNEFDTQVGQLRSEHSTLLTRLSDMNHKYDAAAVDNRILRADIETLRTKVKMAEETVKRVTGVNPLHWARPNMGIPFNNTPSAPTRIPPNSNHILKPAVPSTTISAGLAPNQRVETANFLPEQVNREGMQNPFAPDSNLYETLPHWNHKH, from the exons ATGCACATCGTCTTCTCTGTCGATGATTTGACCGAATCCTTCTGGCCTATTCCCCCTCCGGCGCCGTCACCGGGATCGACCCCGGCTCCGACACCGTCGCATAACATGGCGGACGGGATGACTCGAAGCCAATCGGAGTGGGCGTTCCACAGGCTTCTCAATGAGTTGTCCGGTTCCGATTCGAGCGCTACGACAAACGCAACCGAGAGATCACCTCCACCGGTTCAATCTCTTTCGAGAGTGGAAGAAACCGTTGACGAAACCGAAGACGTCGTCGAGATTCAGAAACCGCAGAGTCATCATCGCCTTCCTTCGGATGATCAAGGGAATCGGAATCGTGCTCCGTTGTCTGATCCGTTGGATTCTTCAGCTGGTTGtggtgttgatcctaatcagtATCACGCGATTCTTAAGAGCAAGCTCGAGCTTGCTTGTGCTGCTGTTGCTCGTCGT GTCGGAACTGTGAAACCGGAGGATTCGAGTGCTTCAGCTAGCAATCAAAAGCAAGCTCAAG GCTCTACTGTGGCACAAACCTCACCGGGTGCTTCATCTGTTAAGTTTTCTTCCTCAACAAGCACGCAGAAGAAACCAGATGTTCCAGCCAGACAAACTACCAGTATTTCATCACGAGATGATTCTGATGACGATGATCTTGATGGAGATGCAGATAATGGAGATCCTACTGATGTGAAGCGTGCTAGGAG GATGCTCTCAAACCGAGAATCCGCTAGGCGCTCCAGGAGGAGAAAGCAAGAACAAATGAATGAATTTGATACACAG GTAGGCCAACTAAGATCTGAGCATTCAACTTTACTTACTCGTCTCAGTGACATGAATCATAAGTATGATGCAGCTGCTGTTGACAACAGAATCTTAAGAGCTGATATCGAAACATTGAGAACAAAG GTAAAGATGGCAGAGGAAACTGTGAAAAGAGTGACGGGAGTGAACCCTTTGCATTGGGCAAGACCAAACATGGGCATACCATTCAACAACACTCCGAGCGCTCCTACTAGAATCCCGCCAAACTCTAACCACATTTTGAAACCAGCAGTCCCAAGCACCACCATCAGTGCCGGTTTAGCACCAAATCAGAGAGTAGAGACGGCGAATTTCTTGCCGGAACAGGTAAATCGTGAAGGCATGCAGAATCCATTTGCTCCTGATTCTAATCTGTATGAAACCCTACCCCATTGGAATCACAAGCATTAG
- the LOC104781328 gene encoding basic leucine zipper 25 isoform X2, which yields MHIVFSVDDLTESFWPIPPPAPSPGSTPAPTPSHNMADGMTRSQSEWAFHRLLNELSGSDSSATTNATERSPPPVQSLSRVEETVDETEDVVEIQKPQSHHRLPSDDQGNRNRAPLSDPLDSSAGCGVDPNQYHAILKSKLELACAAVARRVGTVKPEDSSASASNQKQAQGSTVAQTSPGASSVKFSSSTSTQKKPDVPARQTTSISSRDDSDDDDLDGDADNGDPTDVKRARRMLSNRESARRSRRRKQEQMNEFDTQLLLTTES from the exons ATGCACATCGTCTTCTCTGTCGATGATTTGACCGAATCCTTCTGGCCTATTCCCCCTCCGGCGCCGTCACCGGGATCGACCCCGGCTCCGACACCGTCGCATAACATGGCGGACGGGATGACTCGAAGCCAATCGGAGTGGGCGTTCCACAGGCTTCTCAATGAGTTGTCCGGTTCCGATTCGAGCGCTACGACAAACGCAACCGAGAGATCACCTCCACCGGTTCAATCTCTTTCGAGAGTGGAAGAAACCGTTGACGAAACCGAAGACGTCGTCGAGATTCAGAAACCGCAGAGTCATCATCGCCTTCCTTCGGATGATCAAGGGAATCGGAATCGTGCTCCGTTGTCTGATCCGTTGGATTCTTCAGCTGGTTGtggtgttgatcctaatcagtATCACGCGATTCTTAAGAGCAAGCTCGAGCTTGCTTGTGCTGCTGTTGCTCGTCGT GTCGGAACTGTGAAACCGGAGGATTCGAGTGCTTCAGCTAGCAATCAAAAGCAAGCTCAAG GCTCTACTGTGGCACAAACCTCACCGGGTGCTTCATCTGTTAAGTTTTCTTCCTCAACAAGCACGCAGAAGAAACCAGATGTTCCAGCCAGACAAACTACCAGTATTTCATCACGAGATGATTCTGATGACGATGATCTTGATGGAGATGCAGATAATGGAGATCCTACTGATGTGAAGCGTGCTAGGAG GATGCTCTCAAACCGAGAATCCGCTAGGCGCTCCAGGAGGAGAAAGCAAGAACAAATGAATGAATTTGATACACAG CTGCTGTTGACAACAGAATCTTAA
- the LOC104781330 gene encoding probable kinetochore protein ndc80 has protein sequence MRGGEAAVKRRKTVGFGGAPPPPPPSIEQHRQPPPSIEQHRQRFNSRDSDASFASSRPSSVGLGGRGNDDRSHQSSMTRVINAFLSSHNFPIVIRGNPVPSVKDITETLKFLLSALDYPCDSNKWDEDIVFFLRSNNCPHKITKSSLKAPNTPHNWPTILAVVFWLVEHARYRQHRVSNPTSVPEANSMSFYANQTYLHYIRGEDDLENALDDEFSGKLDAEKTKMAETISGCYDIGGELEAKLESLRRGPSKKESLERVVADLEKDVNKFRTIVVEYTDRTQAVERAVEEKDKELKAKEEERERISQENKELKKSVELQNFSARDVERMRRELQAVERDVGEAEVARDGWDQKAWELNSQIRNQFHLIQTLAIDCNQALRRLKLDDVQFVVKERGETPAEVMGVDYXPPSIDRPSSVGLGGRGNDDRSXKVEELITLQHQMSEMASKIESKKSLLESLQLQISELEEKIRLVKKETQEFTTKCDLEAKTMAESVKTEALNLEEVEKEAAEYLKASELSLQEAEKKTEEEVQACAAQLFALIDLVSKQKEYMDSKISEIKTGVAKTARSVAEIYKASFKKHHGI, from the exons atGAGAGGCGGAGAAGCGGCggtaaagagaagaaagacgGTGGGTTTCGGCGGAgcgccgccgccaccaccaccatcgaTCGAGCAACATCGTCAACCACCACCATCGATCGAGCAACATCGTCAACGCTTTAACTCAAGAGACTCCGACGCCAGTTTCGCTAGCAGCCGTCCTTCATCGGTCGGTTTAGGCGGCCGAGGCAACGATGACAGATCTCACCAGTCATCGATGACTCGAGTCATCAACGCCTTCCTCTCTTCTCATAACTTCCCGATCGTTATCCGCGGTAATCCTGTTCCTTCTGTCAAAGATATCaccgaaaccctaaaattcttACTCTCCGCCTTAGATTACCCTTGCGATTCCAACAAGTGGGATGAGGatatcgtcttcttcctccgaTCTAATAACTGTCCTCATAAGATCACTAAATCTAGCCTCAAAGCTCCCAATACGCCTCACAATTGGCCTACTATTCTCGCCGTTGTGTTCTGGTTGGTCGAGCACGCTCGTTACCGTCAACATCGAGTATCAAATCCCACCTCCGTCCCCGAAGCTAACTCCATGAGTTTCTACGCGAATCAAACCTATCTTCACTACATTCGCGGCGAGGATGATTTGGAGAATGCTTTAGATGATGAGTTCTCGGGGAAATTGGACGCGGAGAAGACTAAAATGGCTGAAACGATCTCTGGTTGTTACGATATTGGAGGTGAATTAGAGGCGAAACTTGAGTCGTTGAGGAGAGGTCCGTCGAAGAAAGAGTCTCTGGAGAGAGTTGTAGCCGATCTTGAGAAAGATGTGAATAAGTTTCGAACGATCGTTGTGGAGTATACTGATAGGACCCAAGCGGTGGAGAGAGCTGTGGAGGAGAAAGATAAGGAGCTCAAAgctaaggaagaagagagagagcgaatCTCTCAAGAGAATAAAGAGCTGAAGAAGTCTGTTGAGCTTCAGAACTTTAGCGCCAGAGATGTTGAGAGGATGAGAAGAGAGTTACAAGCTGTGGAGAGAGATGTTGGAGAGGCTGAAGTTGCTAGAGATGGTTGGGATCAGAAAGCTTGGGAACTCAATTCACAGATTAGGAATCAGTTTCATCTGATTCAGACACTTGCCATTGATTGTAACCAAGCTCTTAGGAGACTGAAGCTTGATGATGTTCAGTTTGTTGTGAAAGAGAGAGGGGAAACACCTGCTGAGGTGATGGGTGTGGATTATNCACCACCATCGATCGA CCGTCCTTCATCGGTCGGTTTAGGCGGCCGAGGCAACGATGACAGATCTCANAAGGTGGAGGAATTGATCACGTTACAACACCAAATGTCTGAAATGGCTTCGAAGATCGAATCCAAAAAGAGTCTTCTTGAGTCACTTCAGTTGCAGATCAGTGAACTCGAAGAGAAGATaaggttggtgaagaaggaaacTCAGGAGTTTACTACGAAATGTGACCTGGAGGCAAAAACAATGGCAGAGAGTGTGAAAACGGAGGCTTTGAATCTGGAAGAGGTGGAGAAAGAAGCTGCGGAGTATTTGAAAGCTTCGGAGCTTAGTTTGcaagaagcagagaagaagactGAAGAGGAGGTCCAAGCATGTGCTGCACAACTCTTTGCACTTATTGATTTGGTATCTAAACAGAAAGAGTACATGGATTCGAAGATATCCGAGATCAAAACTGGTGTTGCTAAAACTGCTAGGTCTGTTGCAGAGATTTATAAAGCGAGCTTCAAGAAGCACCATGGTATCTAG